In Zingiber officinale cultivar Zhangliang chromosome 3B, Zo_v1.1, whole genome shotgun sequence, a single window of DNA contains:
- the LOC121968225 gene encoding chitinase 2-like: MASSSSTFLVSFLLLFFFLPYSYTSSIFREYIGAEFSGVRFSDVPISSGVEFHFILAFGIDYTTSDSPTPTNGHFNIFWDNQNLSPAAIAAIKRAHPNVKVALSLGGDSVGDGSAYFAPDSVDSWVNNAVDSLTSLIQQYHIDGIDVDYEHFRAAPDAFAESIGQLVTRLKGNGAISFASIAPFDDDEVQSHYKALWRKHGAVIDYVNFQFYAYASGTTVAEFLEYFDEQRNNYRGGRVLASFNTEENPGGLTPQNGFFTACNQLKKQGKLGGIFVWTADASMGNGFRYEQQAQKLLASA, from the coding sequence ATGGCTTCTTCCTCCTCAACGTTCTTGGTCtcctttctcctcctcttcttctttctgccttaTTCCTACACCTCCAGTATCTTCCGAGAATACATCGGCGCCGAGTTCTCCGGCGTCAGATTCTCCGACGTCCCCATCTCCTCCGGCGTCGAGTTCCACTTCATCCTCGCCTTCGGCATCGACTACACCACCTCCGACTCCCCTACTCCTACCAACGGCCACTTCAACATCTTCTGGGACAATCAGAACCTGTCTCCCGCCGCCATCGCTGCCATCAAGCGCGCCCACCCCAACGTCAAGGTCGCCCTCAGCCTCGGCGGCGACTCCGTGGGCGACGGCTCCGCCTACTTCGCGCCCGACTCCGTCGACTCCTGGGTGAATAACGCTGTCGACTCGCTCACCTCCCTGATCCAGCAGTACCACATCGACGGCATCGACGTCGACTACGAGCACTTCCGGGCGGCGCCGGACGCCTTCGCGGAGAGCATCGGGCAGCTGGTGACGCGGCTGAAGGGCAACGGGGCCATTTCCTTCGCCTCCATCGCTCCGTTCGACGACGACGAAGTGCAGAGTCACTACAAGGCGCTTTGGAGGAAGCACGGCGCGGTGATCGACTACGTGAACTTCCAGTTCTACGCGTACGCGAGCGGAACGACAGTGGCGGAATTCCTAGAGTACTTCGACGAGCAGAGGAACAACTACAGGGGAGGGCGGGTTCTGGCGAGCTTCAACACGGAGGAGAATCCCGGCGGGCTGACGCCCCAAAACGGCTTCTTTACCGCCTGTAATCAGCTGAAGAAGCAAGGGAAGCTCGGTGGCATCTTTGTGTGGACCGCTGACGCCTCAATGGGCAATGGATTTAGGTACGAGCAGCAGGCCCAGAAATTGTTGGCCTCTGCTTAA